A window of the Sphaerobacter thermophilus DSM 20745 genome harbors these coding sequences:
- a CDS encoding ATP-grasp domain-containing protein: MGQTNGNQRKRVLLLTTPASYRTPAFLAAAERLGLEAIQAVDLPEPLAREWNVPLGVDFTRPERAAEQVAAFVREQPVDAILPLDDSATVLAALACARVGLPHNAPDAALAARDKYLMREMLAAGGVAVPHFQRFSAASDPAHIARQVNYPCVVKPTILSGSRGVIRADDPDQFVAAFARTRDILASEGWAPEAASILVEEFLPGFEVALEGLLTENGLQVLALFDKPDPLDGPFFEETIYVTPSRLPEETQAAIAETTARGAAALGLRQGPIHAELRINERGPWIIEMAGRSIGGLCSTVLEFGTGYKLEDLILLQAVGERLPEPDMAAPAVGVMMIPIPASGILRRVDGVEEASKVPGITGVEITARLNHPIAALPEGASYLGFIFARAETPVAVEAALREAHGRLRIRITPEIRLRPIAAPAR; this comes from the coding sequence ATGGGCCAGACGAACGGGAACCAGCGGAAGCGTGTTCTCCTTTTGACCACCCCGGCGAGTTACCGGACGCCCGCGTTCCTGGCCGCGGCCGAGCGGCTCGGACTGGAAGCGATCCAGGCGGTGGACCTGCCGGAGCCGCTGGCGCGCGAGTGGAACGTGCCGCTCGGTGTCGACTTCACGCGGCCGGAGCGCGCCGCCGAGCAGGTCGCGGCCTTCGTCCGGGAGCAGCCGGTCGATGCGATCCTACCGCTCGACGACAGCGCGACGGTCCTGGCGGCGCTCGCCTGCGCCCGAGTGGGGCTGCCGCATAACGCGCCGGATGCGGCCCTCGCGGCGCGCGACAAATACCTGATGCGGGAGATGCTTGCCGCTGGGGGCGTGGCCGTCCCCCACTTCCAGCGGTTCTCGGCCGCCAGCGATCCGGCCCACATCGCCAGACAGGTCAACTACCCATGCGTGGTCAAGCCGACGATTCTCTCCGGCAGCCGCGGGGTCATCCGCGCCGACGACCCGGACCAGTTCGTTGCCGCCTTCGCCCGCACCCGGGACATCCTGGCTTCCGAAGGTTGGGCGCCGGAAGCGGCGTCGATCCTGGTGGAGGAGTTTCTCCCGGGATTCGAAGTGGCTCTCGAGGGTCTGCTCACGGAAAACGGGCTACAGGTACTGGCGCTGTTCGACAAGCCGGACCCGCTCGACGGCCCCTTCTTTGAGGAGACGATCTACGTCACCCCCTCACGGTTGCCCGAGGAGACCCAGGCCGCCATCGCGGAGACGACCGCACGTGGCGCGGCCGCACTCGGGTTACGCCAGGGGCCGATCCACGCCGAGTTGCGGATCAATGAACGCGGTCCGTGGATCATCGAGATGGCCGGGCGCTCAATCGGCGGCCTCTGCTCCACCGTGCTCGAGTTTGGCACTGGATACAAGCTAGAGGACTTGATCCTACTGCAGGCCGTCGGCGAGCGGCTCCCGGAACCGGACATGGCGGCACCTGCCGTCGGGGTCATGATGATCCCGATCCCGGCATCCGGGATCTTGCGTCGGGTTGATGGTGTCGAGGAAGCATCCAAAGTGCCGGGCATCACCGGGGTCGAGATCACCGCCCGGCTGAATCATCCGATCGCGGCGCTACCGGAGGGGGCCAGCTATCTTGGGTTCATCTTCGCGCGGGCCGAGACGCCGGTAGCGGTCGAGGCAGCGCTCCGAGAGGCGCACGGCCGCCTGCGGATCCGCATCACGCCAGAGATCAGGCTCCGACCGATCGCGGCTCCAGCGCGCTGA
- a CDS encoding DinB family protein, which yields MDGISILRAQLEWTHGLLEQAVADLSDEQLHHRGEGWTIRSIATVYAHCVQAEDWLINRFVLQQTPLFERENWAEQTKILPFPAGTGTGEEWETSVRGVDFPKLRSFAEQVYKATDEFLSSLSEADLDRTVTFGRLGDMPLGTFLANIVAGHTTHHTGEICALKGVLGGKGLPF from the coding sequence GTGGATGGGATCAGTATTCTGCGCGCACAACTGGAGTGGACCCACGGCCTCCTGGAGCAGGCAGTAGCCGACCTCAGCGACGAGCAGCTCCACCACCGCGGCGAAGGGTGGACGATCCGCTCAATCGCGACGGTCTACGCCCACTGTGTGCAGGCCGAGGACTGGCTCATCAATCGTTTCGTCCTCCAGCAGACGCCGCTCTTCGAGCGGGAGAACTGGGCCGAGCAGACGAAGATCCTGCCCTTCCCGGCCGGCACCGGTACGGGTGAAGAATGGGAAACATCCGTGCGGGGAGTTGATTTCCCGAAACTGCGGTCTTTCGCAGAGCAGGTGTACAAAGCCACCGATGAGTTCCTCTCATCACTCTCCGAAGCAGACCTCGATCGGACCGTGACCTTCGGCCGTCTGGGGGACATGCCGCTCGGTACCTTCCTTGCCAACATCGTTGCGGGGCACACCACCCACCACACCGGTGAGATCTGCGCGCTGAAAGGCGTCCTCGGCGGCAAGGGGCTGCCCTTCTGA
- a CDS encoding heparin lyase I family protein, which yields MTYRLPRQFVSLASIAFAAMLALTSVVMSQPHTAKAAGVVWSTDFEDGTLNAWSAGGGGGMFNSGNANVTVTNERAYSGSRSAKMTINANGSDTGARLHRWTEADRYKGAYYSARYFFPQRVNVQGGWWNIFQFKSRTSSRNDPFWILYVGNRSDGSMYIYLRDWINKRSYQQNVANLPVGKWVHLEVYYEEASDNSGRVTVWQDGVQLFDVRNVRTGYSGGRNTWGVTNYASRLSPTPTTIYVDDAVIATERQGPGNAPAPNPGNPTPTPNPGNPTPTPTPAPSGRLTWESPKDGITITGSGTLRVSAPSGTAGVRFWRDNWVWLGSDWNGSDGWTLPADTRSWGRGQHRLIARAFDSNDRQIGEHIITVTVR from the coding sequence GCGAAGGCGGCCGGCGTCGTGTGGTCAACTGACTTCGAGGACGGGACGCTGAACGCCTGGAGCGCAGGCGGCGGCGGAGGCATGTTCAACAGCGGCAATGCTAACGTCACCGTGACCAACGAGCGGGCTTACAGCGGTTCCCGCTCGGCGAAGATGACCATCAACGCCAACGGGTCGGATACCGGTGCCCGTCTCCACCGCTGGACGGAGGCAGATCGGTACAAGGGTGCGTACTACAGCGCCCGGTACTTCTTCCCGCAGCGGGTCAACGTCCAGGGCGGCTGGTGGAACATCTTCCAGTTCAAGTCGCGCACCTCGAGCCGCAACGATCCGTTCTGGATCCTGTACGTCGGCAACCGCTCCGACGGGTCGATGTACATCTACCTGCGCGACTGGATCAACAAGCGCTCGTACCAGCAGAACGTGGCCAACCTGCCGGTTGGCAAGTGGGTGCACCTTGAGGTCTATTACGAAGAGGCTAGCGACAACTCCGGCCGCGTGACAGTGTGGCAGGATGGTGTCCAGCTCTTCGACGTCCGGAACGTGCGGACGGGTTACTCCGGCGGCCGCAACACCTGGGGCGTGACGAACTACGCGTCTCGGCTGTCGCCAACCCCGACCACGATCTACGTTGACGACGCAGTCATCGCGACCGAGCGGCAGGGGCCGGGCAACGCACCGGCCCCGAACCCCGGTAACCCGACTCCGACCCCGAATCCGGGCAACCCGACCCCGACGCCGACCCCGGCGCCGAGCGGGCGCCTCACCTGGGAGAGCCCGAAGGATGGCATCACCATCACCGGGTCCGGGACCCTCAGGGTCTCCGCGCCCTCCGGCACCGCGGGCGTTCGGTTCTGGCGCGACAACTGGGTCTGGCTCGGGAGCGACTGGAACGGTTCTGATGGGTGGACCCTTCCGGCTGATACCCGCTCCTGGGGCCGCGGGCAGCACCGGCTGATCGCCCGGGCGTTTGACTCGAACGACCGGCAGATCGGCGAGCACATCATCACGGTGACTGTCCGCTAG
- a CDS encoding WD40/YVTN/BNR-like repeat-containing protein: MDPRLFRSLEWRCIGPHRGGRVSAVAGHPTERETFYFGACAGGVWKTTSGGAYWENISDGYFKTSAVGAIAVATSDPNVIYVGTGESNIRSNVSHGDGVYKSTDGGRTWRNMGLADTRYISDIQIHPANADIVFVGALGHAWGRNEERGVYRSLDGGVTWEKVLYKSDRAGVADLSMDPSNPRVIFATIWQAQRYPHALISGGEDSGLWRSLDGGDTWEDITRNPGLPGGIWGRCGVAVSPAKPGRVWALIEAEDGGLYRSEDYGNTWQKVNDDRELRRRPWYYMRVFADPSDADTVWVLNLQAWKSTDGGKTFFAVPTPHGDNHDLWIDPNDSNRMIEGNDGGACVTFDGGRTWSSILNQPTAQFYHVITDDQVPYNVYGSQQDNWAMRVPSIGFEGAITWANYVEPGGGESGYIAISPKPPHRVFGGGIGTGAGHGRLIAWNPETGQKRNVTVWPEVHGFGAGAESLKYRFQWTFPVQFSRHDPNVLYICSNHVHRSTDEGSSWETISPDLTRNDPEKLRPSGGPITDDNSGAEIYCTIFAFAESPHEPGVLWAGSDDGLIHLSRDGGQTWQNVTPPDLPEWALISIIEPSPHDPATVYVAATRYKLDDYAPYLYKTNDYGATWTRITNGIPDTEYTRVIREDPERRGLLFCGTETGIYVSFDDGINWQRFETNLPVTPIHDLVIKGSDLVVATHGRSFWILDDITPLRQVEPGIEAEPVHLFQPRPTIRFRVYGRAFTREAGTVNYKMAGPVTVAYVPVETPMGTTVESFLDAGQNPPDGVIVHYWLKETPEDEVTLTFLDAEGNVIRTFSSKSETPPRVPVNPGANRFVWNLRGEKATPLDEPISRDRMAQVAEENVAPKVLPGEYQVRLQVGDTVLTQSFRVEPDPRLPVTFEELKEQFELKCAIRDRLSEVHEAVNQIGRIRKQVEDWESRARRVGKEEAIAQAAAQLKDKLSAVERALIQVDANKPKPGLTRLKEKLTTLSGMIDESDDAPTQGAREVYALLAAQVEAERANLDRIIREDLAAFNRLLQESDIAPVVA, translated from the coding sequence GTGGATCCGAGGCTGTTCCGGTCGCTGGAGTGGCGCTGCATCGGTCCCCATCGGGGTGGACGCGTGTCGGCCGTCGCGGGTCACCCGACCGAACGGGAGACTTTCTACTTCGGCGCATGTGCCGGCGGCGTCTGGAAGACGACGAGCGGCGGCGCCTACTGGGAAAACATCTCCGACGGATACTTCAAGACGTCTGCTGTCGGCGCAATCGCAGTCGCCACCTCGGACCCGAACGTCATCTACGTGGGCACCGGCGAGTCCAACATCCGCAGCAACGTGTCGCACGGCGATGGTGTCTACAAGTCGACCGACGGCGGCCGAACCTGGCGCAACATGGGGCTGGCCGATACCCGCTACATCAGTGACATCCAGATCCACCCAGCGAACGCGGACATCGTGTTCGTCGGCGCGCTGGGGCACGCCTGGGGCCGCAACGAGGAGCGCGGAGTGTACCGCTCGCTCGATGGCGGCGTTACCTGGGAGAAGGTGCTCTATAAGAGCGATCGGGCAGGCGTCGCGGATCTCTCCATGGACCCCAGCAACCCGCGCGTCATCTTCGCGACCATCTGGCAGGCCCAGCGCTACCCCCACGCACTGATCAGCGGCGGGGAGGACTCCGGGCTCTGGCGGAGCCTGGACGGTGGTGACACCTGGGAGGACATAACCCGCAATCCCGGTCTCCCCGGTGGGATCTGGGGCCGATGCGGTGTGGCGGTGTCCCCGGCGAAGCCCGGGCGCGTCTGGGCGCTAATCGAGGCCGAGGATGGTGGGCTCTACCGGTCGGAGGACTACGGGAATACCTGGCAGAAGGTGAACGACGACCGGGAGCTGCGGCGGCGCCCGTGGTACTACATGCGGGTCTTTGCCGACCCCTCAGACGCCGACACTGTCTGGGTGCTGAACCTCCAAGCGTGGAAGTCGACCGACGGCGGAAAGACGTTCTTCGCGGTCCCGACGCCGCATGGCGACAACCACGACCTCTGGATCGACCCGAACGACTCCAACCGCATGATCGAGGGCAACGACGGCGGCGCCTGCGTCACCTTCGACGGCGGCCGCACCTGGTCCAGCATCCTCAATCAGCCGACGGCTCAGTTCTACCATGTGATCACCGACGACCAGGTGCCATACAACGTCTACGGCTCACAACAGGACAACTGGGCGATGCGCGTGCCCAGCATCGGCTTTGAAGGTGCCATCACCTGGGCCAACTACGTCGAGCCGGGTGGCGGCGAGAGCGGCTACATCGCGATCAGCCCCAAGCCGCCGCACCGCGTCTTTGGTGGTGGCATCGGAACCGGCGCCGGGCACGGGCGGCTCATCGCCTGGAACCCTGAGACGGGCCAGAAGCGCAACGTCACGGTGTGGCCGGAGGTGCACGGCTTCGGTGCAGGGGCCGAGTCGCTGAAGTACCGTTTCCAGTGGACTTTCCCGGTCCAGTTCTCGCGCCACGATCCCAACGTCCTTTACATCTGCTCCAACCACGTCCACCGCAGCACCGACGAGGGGTCGAGCTGGGAGACCATCAGCCCCGACCTGACCCGTAACGACCCGGAGAAACTGCGCCCCTCGGGCGGGCCGATCACCGACGACAACAGCGGCGCGGAGATCTACTGCACCATCTTCGCCTTCGCCGAGTCGCCCCACGAGCCGGGCGTCCTCTGGGCGGGTTCCGACGACGGGCTCATCCACCTCTCACGCGACGGCGGGCAGACCTGGCAGAACGTCACTCCGCCCGACCTGCCGGAGTGGGCGCTGATCTCGATCATCGAGCCCTCGCCCCACGACCCGGCGACGGTCTACGTCGCGGCGACCCGCTACAAGCTCGACGACTACGCGCCGTACCTGTACAAGACGAACGACTACGGGGCGACCTGGACCCGGATCACCAACGGGATCCCGGACACCGAGTACACCCGGGTGATCCGCGAGGATCCGGAGCGGCGGGGACTCCTCTTCTGCGGCACCGAGACGGGCATCTATGTGTCGTTCGACGACGGCATCAACTGGCAACGCTTCGAGACGAACCTGCCGGTGACGCCGATCCACGATCTCGTCATCAAGGGGAGCGACCTGGTGGTCGCAACGCACGGTCGCTCGTTCTGGATCCTCGATGACATCACGCCGCTGCGACAGGTCGAGCCGGGGATCGAGGCGGAGCCGGTGCATCTCTTCCAGCCGCGCCCGACGATCCGGTTCCGCGTGTACGGTCGTGCCTTCACACGTGAAGCAGGGACAGTCAACTACAAGATGGCCGGGCCGGTGACGGTGGCCTACGTGCCCGTTGAGACCCCGATGGGTACGACGGTCGAGTCGTTCCTCGACGCCGGGCAGAACCCGCCCGACGGTGTGATCGTGCATTACTGGCTCAAGGAAACACCCGAGGACGAGGTGACCCTGACATTCCTCGACGCCGAGGGCAACGTGATCCGCACCTTCTCCAGCAAGTCGGAGACACCGCCGCGGGTGCCGGTGAACCCGGGCGCGAACCGGTTCGTCTGGAACCTGCGGGGCGAGAAGGCCACGCCGCTGGACGAGCCGATCAGCCGCGACCGCATGGCACAGGTGGCTGAGGAGAACGTCGCTCCCAAGGTGCTGCCCGGCGAGTATCAGGTGCGGCTCCAGGTGGGCGACACGGTGCTGACCCAGTCGTTCCGGGTCGAGCCTGATCCACGCCTGCCGGTGACCTTCGAGGAGCTGAAGGAGCAGTTCGAGCTCAAGTGCGCGATCCGTGACCGGCTCTCCGAGGTGCATGAGGCTGTGAACCAGATCGGTCGCATCCGCAAGCAGGTGGAGGATTGGGAGAGCCGTGCCCGCCGCGTCGGGAAGGAAGAGGCGATCGCTCAGGCCGCGGCCCAGCTCAAGGACAAGCTGAGCGCCGTGGAGCGGGCCTTGATCCAGGTGGATGCCAACAAGCCGAAGCCGGGTCTGACCCGGTTGAAGGAGAAGCTGACGACCCTGAGCGGCATGATCGACGAGTCCGACGACGCCCCGACTCAGGGTGCGCGCGAGGTTTACGCCCTCCTCGCTGCCCAGGTGGAGGCCGAGCGAGCCAACCTGGATCGGATCATCCGGGAGGACCTGGCGGCCTTCAACCGGTTGCTGCAGGAGAGCGACATCGCTCCGGTTGTCGCCTGA
- a CDS encoding oxidative damage protection protein, protein MARLVQCAKLGRELPGLEKPPFPGPLGERIYNEISAEAWDMWKQQQTIIINHYGLNPADPDDRQMLRELMEEFFFGAGARMPEGWTPVGTGGGGAPAKGGGAPRRKK, encoded by the coding sequence ATGGCCAGACTAGTGCAGTGTGCCAAACTGGGGCGTGAGCTACCGGGTCTGGAGAAGCCACCATTCCCTGGTCCGCTGGGCGAGCGCATCTACAACGAGATCTCGGCCGAGGCCTGGGACATGTGGAAACAGCAGCAGACGATCATCATCAACCACTACGGCCTCAACCCTGCCGACCCCGATGACCGCCAGATGCTACGCGAGTTGATGGAAGAGTTCTTCTTCGGCGCCGGTGCGCGTATGCCCGAGGGTTGGACACCCGTCGGTACCGGGGGCGGCGGTGCCCCGGCGAAAGGCGGCGGCGCTCCGCGCCGCAAGAAGTAG
- a CDS encoding NAD(P)/FAD-dependent oxidoreductase, which translates to MQARTVLVLGAGPGGSAAAQHLRHYLPDGDRVVVVDRTDRQTLGISHLLVMRGWLEPDAASISVRDALPQGVEFVQAEVQGIDTGARRVRTSAGEIAYDALLVALGADLRPDLIPGLKEAIDANAAEEFYSLSGAWRLNRRLESFSGGRVCIIVSRLPYKCPPAPYEAALLIADRLRERGVTCGVQIDLFTPEPSPIAAGGPEMGQTIRSMLQEQGITVHTGEELSAVDHEQRSATFASGRTESWDLLVVVPPHAAPSVLTESGLIESGWLVADRDTLRTEIDGIWAIGDSSAVHTANGMPLPKAAVFATAEAEAAARDIARTLGATAPEPAFEGIGHCWFIVADGMAGYIEGRFLDPPGPKLQLHPASADNFAAMQAELQDWSEQARRR; encoded by the coding sequence ATGCAGGCCAGGACCGTTCTCGTACTCGGCGCTGGCCCCGGTGGGTCGGCTGCCGCCCAGCACCTAAGGCACTATCTGCCGGACGGTGACCGCGTCGTGGTCGTCGATCGGACCGACCGACAGACGCTGGGTATCAGCCACTTGCTCGTCATGCGCGGATGGCTCGAGCCCGATGCGGCATCGATCTCGGTTCGCGACGCTCTCCCGCAAGGAGTGGAGTTCGTCCAGGCCGAGGTGCAGGGGATCGACACGGGTGCGCGGCGCGTCCGCACATCGGCCGGTGAGATCGCCTACGATGCACTGCTTGTGGCGCTCGGCGCCGACCTCCGTCCCGATCTGATTCCGGGACTCAAGGAGGCGATCGACGCGAACGCCGCCGAGGAGTTCTACAGCCTGTCGGGTGCCTGGCGGCTGAACCGCCGCCTTGAGAGCTTCTCCGGCGGCCGGGTCTGCATCATCGTCAGCCGCCTCCCCTACAAGTGCCCACCCGCGCCGTACGAGGCCGCGCTCCTCATTGCCGACCGACTCCGCGAGCGCGGTGTGACATGTGGGGTCCAGATCGACCTCTTCACGCCCGAGCCGTCGCCGATCGCGGCTGGCGGGCCGGAGATGGGCCAGACGATCCGCTCGATGCTCCAGGAGCAGGGCATCACGGTCCACACCGGCGAGGAACTGTCGGCGGTCGATCATGAGCAGCGAAGCGCGACCTTCGCATCCGGCCGGACCGAGTCCTGGGACCTGCTAGTGGTAGTACCGCCGCACGCGGCGCCGTCGGTACTCACCGAATCCGGGCTGATCGAGAGCGGCTGGCTCGTCGCCGACCGCGACACGCTACGGACCGAGATCGACGGGATCTGGGCCATCGGCGATTCGTCGGCTGTCCACACGGCCAACGGGATGCCGCTGCCGAAGGCTGCCGTCTTCGCGACGGCCGAAGCCGAGGCCGCAGCGCGCGACATCGCGCGCACGCTCGGAGCGACAGCGCCTGAGCCCGCCTTCGAGGGCATCGGGCACTGCTGGTTCATCGTCGCCGACGGCATGGCCGGGTATATCGAGGGGCGCTTCCTCGACCCACCAGGGCCAAAGCTCCAACTCCACCCGGCATCCGCCGACAACTTCGCCGCGATGCAGGCAGAACTGCAAGACTGGAGCGAGCAGGCACGGAGGAGATAG